In one Lycium barbarum isolate Lr01 chromosome 7, ASM1917538v2, whole genome shotgun sequence genomic region, the following are encoded:
- the LOC132602781 gene encoding BURP domain-containing protein 5-like → MVTEKANRNIENSKLQDSEGAKMINKTIKMCEDPAGNGQKRYCATSLESMVDFTTSFLGTNNILAISTELENETPEVQTYTINEVKEKANGKGVICHKVGYPYAVHYCHEEGSSTRTFQVSMVGADGTKVNAVSVCHEDTASMNPALSFQLLNVKPGEKPICHFILDDQIALVPSQDATQVAEN, encoded by the exons ATGGTGACTGAAAAAGCTAATAGAAACATTGAAAATTCTAAGCTACAA gactCAGAAGGTGCTAAAATGATCAACAAAACAATTAAAATGTGTGAGGACCCAGCAGGTAATGGACAGAAGAGATATTGCGCCACTTCTTTGGAATCAATGGTTGATTTCACCACATCTTTCCTTGGAACAAATAATATTTTAGCAATTTCAACCGAGTTAGAGAATGAAACTCCGGAGGTGCAAACATATACCATCAACGAAGTGAAGGAGAAAGCAAATGGCAAAGGGGTGATATGCCACAAAGTGGGTTACCCATATGCAGTACACTATTGCCATGAAGAAGGAAGCAGTACTAGGACTTTTCAAGTCTCAATGGTGGGTGCTGATGGAACTAAAGTTAATGCAGTATCAGTCTGCCATGAGGATACTGCATCCATGAACCCTGCGTTGTCCTTTCAATTGCTCAATGTTAAGCCAGGAGAAAAGCCCATTTGCCATTTCATTTTGGACGATCAGATTGCCTTGGTTCCTTCTCAAGATGCAACTCAAGTGGCTGAAAATTAA